Below is a genomic region from Isosphaeraceae bacterium EP7.
ATGAGCGTTCGGAACCTGATCGCTGGACTGGTCGCCGTCGGCGCCCTCGCGGCTGCCTCCAACGCCTCGGCGGACACCTACACCCTGGGCGACGGCGGCAACTCGCTCGTCCGCTTCGCCAACGGCAGCCCCGGCTCGGCCTCGGTGGTCGCCGGCTTCAGCGGCGCCGCCACCGCGCTGGACGCCATCGACTTCCGCCCCGACACCGGCGAGTTGTACGGCTACCAGAGCAACAGCAACACGTATTACACGGTCAATACGTCCACCGGCGCCCTGACGGCCGTCTCCGGGGCCGTCGCCCCGACCAACACGTTCGTCCTGGGCATCGACTTTAACCCGACGATCGATCGCCTGCGCACCGTGACCGAGAGCGGGCAGAACATCGTCTTCAACCCCAACACCGGCACGACCACCGTCGCCACCGGCCTGGCCTATGCCGCGGGCGACGTCAACGCCGGCCTCGTGCCGTCGATCGTCGAGAACGCCTATACCAATAGCTTCAAGGGTGCCACAACGACCACCCAGTATGCCATAGACTACCGCCTGCACACGCTCACCACGCTGGCGAACAACGCCGGAACGCTGGCGACCATCGGCACGATCACCCTGGATGGCGTCGAGCTGAACTTCGACGAATACGTCGGATTCGACATCGCCACATTCGGCGGGGTCAATGTCGGCTATGCCGTGCTGAACGTGGACGGCATCTCGGGCCTGTACACGATCGACCTGGCCTCCGGCGCGGCCACGTCGCTGGGCGCGTTCGACTCGTCTCTGTCGAGCATCCCGCTCTACTCCCTGGCCGTGGCCCCCGTGCCCGAGCCCGCCACCCTGGCGATGCTCGGCACCGGGCTCGCCGCCGTCGCCTTCGCGGCACGCCGCCGGTCCTGACCCTTCTTCATCGCACCGAGATCGCGGCCGATCCGATTCATTTGCAGGCCGCGATCCATCATCCCCGGGCCCGCCTGGCTTCAAACGCCCGGCGGGCCCGGTCCCATTTCCGGGTCGCAAAATCAGGCGAGGATCTGCGGGATGACGTGGCCGTGCACGTCGGTCAGGCGGCGATCAATCCCGTTATGGCGATAGGTCAGGCGCGTGTGGTCGATGCCCAGCAGGTGCAGCACGGTGGCGTGCACGTCGTAGACTTCCGTCGGGCTCTCGACCGCCTTGTACGACCACTCGTCGCTGGCGCCATGGGTGACGCCCCCCTTGATGCCGCCGCCGGCCAGCCAGTTGGTGAACGCGAGCGGGTTGTGGTCGCGCCCCTTGCCCCCCTGGCCGCACGGCATCCGGCCGAACTCGGTAGTCCAGAGGATGATCGTGTCGTCGAGCAGCCCGCGCGACTTCAGGTCGAGCAGCAGGGCGGCGGCCGGCCGATCCATCCCGGCGGCCATGCTGCCGTGGTCGCGGGCCAGGTCCTCGTGAGAGTCCCAGTTGCGTCGGGGGAACCCGTTGTCGGCGCCGCTCCAGACCTGCACGAACCGGACCCCGCGCTCCAGCAAACGCCGGGCGATCAGGCAGTTGCGGCCGAAGTCCTCGGTCACCGGGTCGTCCAACCCATAAAGCGACTTCGTCGCGTCGGTCTCCCCCTTCAGGTCGAGCGCCTCGGGCGCGCTCAGTTGCAACCGGGCGGCCAGCTCGTACGAGGCGATGCGGGCGTCGAGCCTCGAATCCCCCTCGCGGGTGGCCTTGTGGCCCCGGTTCAAGGCATCGAGCAATGCCAGGCCTTCGCTGCGTGCCTCGGGGGTGAGGTCGGGGTCGTCGGGCGGGAACAGGTCGAAGATCGGGTTCTTGCCGCCCGGCCGCACGGTCGTCCCCTGGTGCGTCGCGGGCAGGAACCCGGCGCCCCAGTTGGCCGGCCCGTTGGGGGCATAGCCGCGCGTGTCGGGCAGCACCACGAACGTGGGCAGGTCGCGGTTCATCGACCCCAGTCCGTACGACGCCCAGGCGCCCATCGCCGGGAACCCGGGGAGCACGAACCCGGTCCCTTGCAGGAACGTGGCCGGCCCGTGGACGTTCGACTTGGAGGTCATCGCCGGCAGGAACGCGATGTCGTCGACGCATCCGCCGATGTGCGGGACGAGGTCGCTGACGTATTTGCCGCACTCGCCGCGCGGGGACCAGGCCCAGGGGCTCTTCATCACGGGGCCCGGGCTGCTCTGGAACAGCTCGACCTTGCCGCCGGGGTCGAACGGCTTGCCGTGGTCCCTGATCAGCCTGGGCTTGTAGTCGAACGTGTCGCACTGGCTGGCGGCGCCCGACATGAAGAGCTGCACCACCCGCGTGGCCTTCGCCTTGTGGTGCAGGCCGCCATTCAGGTCGGCTCGGGGCCTGGGCCCGTCGGCCGCCAGCAGTCCCTCGGTGCCCATCATGTGCGCCAGCGCCATCCCGCCCAGGCCGCCGCCGGAACGCCAGAGGAACTGTCGACGGTCGATCATGGCCGGGGTCCCCCTGCAAATGTCAGTCAATCAATGAACACAAACTCATTCGAATTGAGCAGGATCCGGCAGGCATTGGCCCATCCATGGCGAGCCGCGTAGGCGGCAAGGGCGGCCTGTTCGTCGGCCCGAGCCGGCCTGCCCAGCGCGATCCGGTGGGCCACGTCGGCACGGCCGGGGCCGTCGGGCGAGGCGGCCTCGACCCGCGACGCGAACCGCTTCGCTTGCGCCAGCATGAACGGATCATTCATGAGCGCCAATGCTTGCAGCGCCGTGATCGTCGTCGACCGCGCCGGCGTGTTCGCGTTCGGGTCGGCGCCGTCCATGCACTCGATGAACGGGTTCGGCACGCTCCGCACCACGAACCGGTAGACGGCCCGCCGGCGCCCCTCGGGGGGGTCGGAAACGCCCGGCGACTCGTGGTCGTAGATGGGCGAATGATCGTCCTTGAACCGGAAGAGGGAGAACCCGGGGCCCCCCATCATGGGGTCCATCGCCCCGGCCACCGTCAGCACCGAATCGCGCAGGCTCTCGGCATCCAGCCGCCGCCGGCTCATCCGCCAGAGGTAGCGGCTGTCGCCGTCAATCTCCGCCTTACCCGCATCGTCGCCGGATACCTGGCGGTACACGGCGCTCGTCACGATCAGGCGGTGCAGCCGCTTCAAGGATTGGCCGTTGTCGATTAGCTCGGTGGCCAGCCAGTCGAGCAGCTCCGGATGCGTCGGCTTCGACCCGTTGCGGCCGAAGTCGTTCGGCGTGTCGACCAAGCCCCGGCCGAAGTGATAATGCCAGACCCGGTTGGCGATCGACCGCCAGGCCAGGGCATTCCGGGGGCTGCTCAGCCACTCCGCGAGCGCCGCCCGTCGTGCCCCTTCGTTCGCTGAGTCCGAGACCGAGAAATCCGCCCGGGCCAGCTCCAGACAAGGCAAGGCCCCCGGCTCGACCGCCTCCGCGGGCTGCTCGACATCTCCGCGATTCAGGCGATGAATCGGCCTGGGGGCGCGAGAGACGACGCCGTAGACGGCATCGGGCCCGGGAAGCTCCTTGATCTGTCGATCGATCGAGGCGACCTCGACACCGATGGCGGAAAGTTCGGCCCGCTCGGCCGGCAGGGTGGCCGCTTCGAGCTTCGAGCCGCGATCGGCCTCGGCGCGGCGGACCTCGGCCATCAGCTTCGACCTTCGGATGGTGGCGGGGTCGGAGAGCTTGGTCCGGCTGTCGAAGCCATCGACCAGGCTCGCACGGCCCCAGCGGCCTCCTTCGATCGAGTCGAGCGACGAGACCGTCGCGCCCGCGGCGACGTTCCGGCCGTCGGCAATCACTTCGAGCTCACCGAGCGCGAACACATAATCGGCTGTCCGCTCCCAGAGCCGCACGGCCGTCACCCGCACGAACCGGCCGCGTCGCCCGCCGCCGGGCACCGCGACCACCCTTTCCCCGGGATTCGGCACGTCCTCGCTCGAATGATCGGCCACGTTGGCGGCACCCGTCATGGCGGGCTCGTCGGCGATCTCCACCCGAAATCGTCGGGGGAAGCCGAAGCCGGGCGCATCGCGGAAGTCGGTCGGTCGCGCCGGGATGAGCCGGACCTCGTCGATTGGCACGACGCGGCCCAGGTCCACCTGCACCCACTTGGTCACGTCGGCCGTCGCGCCGATCTCGCTGTGATACCCGTTCGTCGGGCTGGCCGCGGCCGGATCGGCCGCCGATTCGAGCTGCGCCCGAAGGGCCGCGATCTCGCCGTCGAGCGCCTCGAGGTTCGCCCCGGATCGCCGCCCGACCTCCGCGACGATCCCGGCCTTGCGGGCGATCAAGCCTGCGCGTTGACGTTCCAAACCGCCCCGCATCCGGTCGATGTCGGGCCTGGCCACCGGGCGGTTGCCGCGTTCCACGCCCGCGAAGACGGCCTGGAGGCGGTAGTAGTCGGCCTGCGAGATGGGGTCGAACTTATGATCATGGCAGCGTGCGCAGTGGGCCGTCAGGCTGACGAAGGTGGAGACGGTGCTGGCCACCATGTCGTCGCGGTCCAGCACCCGCGTCTTCTCCTTGTCGACGGTCCCCTCGCGAAGCTCGACCTGGCCGACGAAGTCCCAGGGGCCCGCCGCGATGAACCCGGTGGCCACCTGGCCGCGCGGGTCGCCCGGGTTCAGGACGTCGCCGGCCACCTGCTCGCGGACGAACTGCCCATAAGGAATGTCGTCGTTGAGCGCCCCGATCACGTAATCTCGATAACGCCAGGCATGCTCGCGTTTCTTGTCTTTATCATATCCGTGGGTGTCCCCATAATGCACCACGTCGAGCCAGTGCCGGCCCCAGCGCTCGCCGTAGCGTGGGCTGGCCAGCAGACGGTCGACCAGCCGCTCGTAGGCGTCGGGCGCGGGGTCGGCCGCGAAGGTGTCGACCTCCTCGGGCGTGGGGGGCAGTCCATGCAGGTCGAAGGTCAGGCGGCGGATCAAGGTCCCGCGGCCGGCCTCGGCGCTCGGGGTCAGGCCGCGCGCGGCCAGCCCTTGGAGGATGAACGCATCGACTGGCGTCCTGGCCCAGCCGCCGCCGTCCAGGCTGGGCACCGGCGGCCTGGCCAGCGGTTTCAGCGACCACCAGGTCCCGCCGTCTCCGGGCTCCTTCAAGACCAGGCCCTCGGGCCAGTGGGCGCCCTGGCTAATCCAGGCACGAAGGGCCTCGACCTGCTCGGGGGCCAGTGGGCCTCCCTGCTTGGGCATCTCGGGGGTCTCGCCGGTCAGCATCTCGACGAGCAGGCTCTCCTCGGGCTTGCCCGGCTCGACGGCGGGCCCGCTCTCGCCTCCGGCCTTCAGGCCAGGTGCGTCGGCCAGTGACAGCCCCCCCTTGGCGTTGCCCGGCCGGTGGCACCCCACGCAACGCCCGGCCAGCACCGGCGCCACTCGGTCGCGGAAGAGCCCGCCGGACGGGTCGTCGGCCGCTTGCGCATGGCCGGTCATCGCGGCCAGCAGGAGCAGGGGCGCGACGAGGCGTCTCGGGGTCGGTTCCGTCATCGGGGTGTCGCCTCGTCGGGGTGGGGAGGGAGCCGGTCTCGCGTGCATGCGACCTTCCAACACTTTCACAACAATGGTCGCAGCTGGCAAGCGCGGGTCGGCCAATGGCAAGACCCCGGCGCGGGCTTTCGCCGTGCGCCGGGGCCTTTTTTTCTCGTCTTCCGAGCGGGTCGCTCAGGCGGTCGGCAGCGAGAGCGGTCCCACCTGGCTCTGGTTGGGATTCACGGTGACATCGCCCCGCATCCCGGCCGAGCGGATATTGGAGCGCGCCGTCACGTTCGTCCTGCGGGTGATGTCCAGGTGCGTCAGGGGCTGGCCGATGACCGTCGAGTTCGACGCATCGTTGATCTGCAAGAGGTTCAGGTTGCCCGAGTCGTTGATCACCATCCCTTGCGCGGACTTGATCCGGATCGACTGCACGTTCCCCTGGATGTCGATCAGGGCCGAGTCCACCAGCTCGGGGTGGAACGACGGGCTCAGGCCCGTCAACGCGTTGGGGTCGTTCAGGGTGATCGCCCCCGCGGGGGCGAACGAGCCCGGGGCGTACAGGCTCACCGTGTTCACGCCGCCGACCTGGCCGGTCACCAGGGCGAGGTTGGCCTCGACGCTGCCCAGCGCCTTCAGCGGGGTGCCGTCGGTGGTGCCCGGCACGATGGTCAGGTTGCTGATCGACTGCGGGCTGGTGATCTGGGTGCGGCCCAGTTCGTTCAGCGTCCCGCCGGCGCCGCTCAGGGTCAAGAACCCGGGCTGGAGCAGGTTGGGCTGGAACGAGTCGAAGTGCGCGGCACCGGTGGCGTAGATGTTGCTGCGCCCCGCGGGGCTCGCCACGCCGCCGGCCAGCTCGAACTGACGCGTCGGGGTATAGGCCGACCCGACCGTGACCGCCTGCCCCGAGGCCAGGCTGGCCGCCGCGTCGATGATCTGGGCCACGCCGCCGCCGCCCGCCCCGGCGTCGATGAGGATCGTCCGCGTCTCGGACGACCCGATCCCGTCCACGCTCGTCAGGCCCGACGGGGCCAGGCCGGCGATCGAGAACGAGCCGGCCGCGTTGCCGGTCGTCGCGTCATAGCCGTAAACCTGCGACCCCACGCCCACCAGCGCGGTCAGCCGGCCATTCACCCGGGACAGGCCGACCCCGGCCGAGCCCGTCGCGGGGGTTGCCCCGGGCAGGTTGATCGTCTGCAAGGCCTGGCCGGTCCCGGTGTCGAACCGGATAAGCTGGTTAGCCGTCGGGTCATACCCGAAGATCTGGGCCGCGTTCAGGGTGCCCGCGGTGGCGCTCGACCCGCCATTGACCTGGTTGACTGTCAGGGCGATGCCGGCGGGGGCATCGGGCACATCCTGCCCGGGCTGGAGCGGATTTTCCAGGCTCGCGCCCGGCACGAACTGCCCGGAGACGCCCGTCAGGACCCGGCCGCCGTTGGGCTCGTTGGCGTAGTTCGTCGTCCGGCCGTCCTGGGTGACGGTCAGCGAGGCCGTCGCGGCGGTCGAGGCGGTCAGGTAGGCGGCGGGAATCTCCCGCAGGTTCATCTGCGTGTTCTTACCGACGGAGTTGAGGAACAGGGCATTCACCCCGCCGGTGAGGTTCACCTTGCCGCCGTCGACCAGGTCGAACCCCTTCAGGTTCACCACGCGGACGAGGTTGGAGCCGACCCCGCTGAGGTTGTCGAACGAGACGTCGGCGTCCCGGACCGAGCCGAGCTTGGCCCCGCCGGCGCCTCGCACCTTGGCGACGATGCCGGTGGCCTGGTTGGTGCGGTTGTACACCAGATCAAGCGTGCCGTCGGGCCGCACGGCCGAGCCCGCCAGGCTGCCGGGCCCGTACAGGCTGATGGTGACCTGAGCCCCGCCGGGCGTGGAATAATCCATCCGTCGCCCGCTCAGGGGCACGCCGTTGGTGCGCTTCTGGATGAGCGCGTTGAGGTCTTTCTGGTTGATTGGCTTGCCGCCCGGCCCCAGCATGTCGCCGTTGAGCAGCTGGCGCCCTTCGAGGTGCTCCGCCAAGGGCCTGAGCTTCCTGGTCCGTCGCATCTCGCGTTCCATCGCCACCGCCTCCGAGCCGGCCCCTGGGCTTGCCCGGCGCCACCGCCCTGGGCAAAATCGGGCATCCTATCGCCGATTCATCCGGGAGAATCATCGGCGGCCGGCCGCATCCGGCATCAACGGAATTTCCCCAACCATCCCGAGATCCGCCACCGCAGGCCCGTCCCAACCCTCGGCCAAATCCGCCGGCGATCGAAGCTCGCCGACCTCATCGCAAGACTCCACTCGATCCTTCCTTTCGGGGCGACCGCAATGCCACACGCCGATTTCTCGCTCATACGCCGCGAGATCAGGGACGCCGCGAGGCGTGAATTCAGCGAGATCCGGTCGAAGGCGCCCGGCGAGTCGTTCTACACCTTCGCGCTTTATTCCGACGGGGACGCGACGACCGTCTGCCCCGCCGCGAACACGGAGCAGGGGTACGAACGCAGGGTGAAGAAATACCGCTCCGACCGCGAGTTCATGGAGATGCTGAAGTCGTTCAACCTCCCGTTCTCCCCGTTCGACTACCGCTGGGGCACCAACGAGTGGGCCCATCTCCACGGCGGATCCGGCCACTTCGCCGCCGTGTCCGCCAAGATCAGCGCAGATGACGCGTACGATGCGACGGCCGACGACGGGTTCGCCAAGCACAAGGGCCGGGTCTTCGCCGCGATGCTGCTCGGTTTGAAGGACCTGGATGCGGAGGGGTTCTTCGGGGTGGGCGAGCAACGCGAGCGAATCATCCTCTTCTGCTCCGCCACCGATGCAAGCGAGACGGCCTGGCTGGAAGAGGAATCGGCGCGTCGCCTGAACTCGGCCGCCGCTTATCAGTCATTCTTCGACCAATGGATCACCAACACGGTCATGGCGGAAAATCTCGCCGATCACAAACTCGACCTCGACGATGACGAGGTTTACCGCGAGTTCTCGCTGAGCCTGGAAGCGGGCTGATCGGGGCCCCTCACCCTGACGATTGGCGATGCTGAATCCATCGCACGAGACGAGAATGGCCCGCGATCGAGGTTTTCCCGGAGACAGATCCAGGTGCACGCCGACATGACCAAGCCCCCCGCCTGCCTGGCCATCGGCGGCAGCGACAGCTCGGGCGGGGCGGGAATCCAGGCCGACCTCAAGACGTTCGCGGCCCTGGGAACTTACGGGGCCAGCGCCATCGCCGCCCTGACCGCGCAGAACACCAACGGGGTGCAGGGAGTGCTGGGCATCCCCGCGGCGTTCGTCCGCCAGCAGGTCGAGTCGGTCCTGTCCGACCTGCCGATCGCCGCCATCAAGGTCGGCATGCTAGGCGACCCCGAGGTCATCCAGGTCGTCGCCGCACTCCTCGCCAACGTCCCGCAAATCCCGGTCGTCATCGACCCCGTCTGCGTCTCGCGCGGGGGAGACTCGCTCATCGAGCCGGGCGCCTGGCAGGCCTTGCGCGATCTGCTCCTTCCGCTGGCCACGGTGGCCACCCCCAACCGCCACGAACTGGCCCTGCTCGCGGGCACGCCCCCCGTCACCGACGAGCTGACCCTGCGGATCGCCGGCCGAGCCCTTGCCGTCCGGATCGGCCGGCCCGTGCTGGCCAAGGGGGGCTCCGCCTTGCCCGAAGCCCTTGACTTGCTCATCCTGCCCGACGGCCAGTTCACGCGCCTGACCGCCCCCGACGCCCCCATCCCCACCCGTCACACCCACGGAGCCGGCTGCACCCTCGCCGCCGCCATCGCCGCCTACCTCGCCAAAGGCCTCCCCCTGCCCGAGGCCGCCCTCGAAGCCAAGCGCCATGTCACCGGAGCCATCCGCCACGCCCCCGGCCTCGGTTCCGGCCACGGGCCCGTCAACCACGCCTGGAATTCGACCTGAAACCCCGCGGATTCGACCTGGCAACGTCGTCAGGCCGATGCGGCGTGAACGCTTGCCACCCACGAACGCACAATCCGCCACCGGTCCCTCCTCGAAGGGGCCGGCGGCCTGAGCTCGTTCGAGTTTGTCGCCAAGGTCGGGTCGAACTCAGCGGGCCTCGGCGCGACCCTTGCTCCGCCAGCGATGGCGGATCAGGCCGCCGGCCAGACAGACTCCGAACAGAGCGAGCGTGCTCGGTTCCGGCACGGGCTGGGCGTGCGGGGTCAGCAGGTAGGCGTGCACGACTCCGTTCGGGTCCTTGGCAACCCCGGCGATCCGCCCGGACGCGTCGATCCCCCGCGCCTCGATGAGGGTCAGGCTCGACGCCGAGGGGATGAGCAGGCCATTCAGGTCAATCGTCTTGCCGTCCTCGAAGATCGCGGCGAGCTTGGTGCTGTACCAGTTCTTCGCGTCCTGCTTGGTCCAGCCGACGACCTGCCCGGCGTTATTCAGGGCCTCAGGCGCCGAGTTCGCGGCCGCCTCGAACAACTGAACATTCGGCCCCGTGAGATAGGACCGCTCACTGAAGAAGAGTTGTCCAGCAGGGGAGTAGCTCCCGATAATCTGCCCATGGTCATTGATCGCGACGGCAGTATTTTCCCAGTTCCCGACCCGGACATCGAACATGGGTATTGCTCCGCCGATCGTGTTGCTCCAGGTGTCCAGCTTGGTGAATGGATTGTAGACGTAGCCGATGGAAGTCCGACTGCTGAAGTCGCCACTGGGGCCGGAACTATTGAGCAAAGCATTCCCGACACTCTGGCCCATATTGTTCGTCGAATTATCGCGGACCTCGTCTCTCCAGGTTCTCGACTCCAACGTATCGTAATCACCCTTATATGTGTAATAGCTACTTCGCCATGAATGTCCCGGGGGATGTGCCCACTGGTCGAACGAGCCCGACCTGAACGCAGCCTGATCGTCGGCCGAGAGGTACGTCAAATAGCTGTTCGAACCGTCCGCGGCGCCGAGGTCGGTCAGCTCATATTTAATCTGGCTCGCATGGGCGAGCGTAGCCGTCGAGAACAGCGCGATCAGGGCTGCGATCACGACGCGGGGCCGCGATGAGACGCCTTGGGCCATCGGGGATCATCCTTGGTGGGGGGAGAACAGACTCGGATCCTTCGAGCCTGCTACGGTCTCTCATCCCGGCGTCAGGATCTCTCGGGGCATCGTCCGGGTGCCAGGTTCTCATTGAGGCCGCGGATCGTAGACCGACCAGCCGGGACTGTCAAGATATCCTGAATTGGTGAGTGGGTCCGTGCAACTCGACTCTGGGACGTGCCCCGGGGGCGTCGGCTTGGGAGAGGTCTGACCGAGCCGAGGGTCGCCGGCGAGATTGACGCCCGACCTGCCCCGGGCGGAACGGATCGCCCACCTCGGGGCACATTCCGACGCAATTGCGCCCCCGGGACTGGGGCCACCGCGAGAAACAGACCGGGCCGAGTGCCCTGGAAGCAGACGGCCGGGACCGCTACACTCGGCACCATCGCCCGATCCGGCACCGGAAGCGGGCTCGTGCGAACCAAAAAGGCGTGCGTTGTGACGCCCCTGACGAAGGAGAGATGCTGGTGCGCCGCTTCCTCACGATCGCTGTGTCACTGTCGATGGTCCTCGGCCTGGCCGCCTCGGGCCGCCTGATCGCCCAGGAGCCGGCGAAGACCGAGGTCAAGGCCGTCGAGGCCCCCAAGGTCGAAGACAAGAAGGCCGAGACCCCGGCCCCGGCTCCGGCCGAGGCCCCCAAGGCCGAAGAGAAGAAGGCCGAGACCCCCGCTCCGGCTCCGGCCGAAGCCCCCAAGGCCGAAGAGAAGAAGGCCGACGCTCCGGCTCCGGCCAAGGCCGAGGAGAAGAAGGTCGAGGCGGAAGCCCCGCTGCCGACCATCCCGCCCGAAGTCGAGGCCAAGCTCGAGGCCGCCCGCCACGCCGTGGCCGAGGCCATCGTCGCCGCCCAGGATGCCGGGCTCGTCGAGACCACCGTCACCCCGCCGCCGATCCTGGACATCCTGATCACCGGCCGTGCCCTAGACCAGCGCGACCTGAAGGCCCGCCGTGGCGTCAGCCCCGAGGTCTTCGGCGCCTGGTTCACCGGCTACGCCGCCCTTGAGGGGATCACCCCCCAGACCGACGTCCGGATCATCCAGCCGTCGAAGGGCCTGACCGACTGGTACGGCCAGCGTGCCAACATCCTCAACCGCCACATCGACGCCGTCCGCAAGGCCAAGGCCGACGCGGCGCCCAAGAAGGAAGAGCCCAAGCCCGCCACCCCGGCACCGGCCCCCGAGCCCAAGAAGGAAGAGCCCAAGCCGGCCCCCGCTCCCGAGCCCGCCAAGGAAGAAGCCAAGCCGGCCGCTCCCGAGCCCGCCAAGGAAGAGGCCAAGCCCGCCCCGGCCCCGGCCGCTCCCGAGCCGGCCAAGGAAGAAGCCAAGCCCGCTCCGGCCCCGGCCGCTCCCGAGCCGGCCAAGGAAGAGGCCAAGCCGGCCGACGCCCCGAAGGACGCTCCCAAGAGCTGATCATTCGGCAAATCGCCCGCAACCCAAACGGCCCCCCACGCCCCGAGGCGCGGGGGGCCGCGTTCGTTTCCAGGCTCGATCATCCCGACCCCGCCAGGGCCCCGTCGATGGCCCGGAACCCGGCTTGCGAGGGACCGCCCATCACCCGACCGAAAAACTTTAAAGAAAGCGAAAACAGAGACCGGTTTTCCCTGCGAATTCCAACTAAGAAGGCGTACTTGACGCAGACCCCCGGCGCGAGCCGGTCGAGCCCCCTCATACTTTGACAATTCGCTGAACCAACCGACGCCAGCCGAGCGATCCAACCGGCCGGCCGAGCTGCCGGATCGGGACAGACCGGCCCAATGTCTCCTCCTCCGATAGGGCCACGTTGCCACCGCCAAACGAAGCCACTCCGAGATTTCGGAACGAAGCCACTTCAAGCCGGCAGAACGAAGCCACTTCGAGATTTCGAAACGAACCCACCTCGACCCAGCAGAACGAAGCCACTCCGAGATTTCGGAACGAAGCCACTCCGACCCAGCAGCACGAACCCACTCCGAGATTTCGGAACGAAGCCACGTCGAGATGACAGAACGAAGCCACTTCGAGCCTTAACTCACAGGCTGATTCACAGTTAGAAAAAAAGAGCTGCTCCGAATCCAGACGAGGCGAGATGGCCTGACGACGCGAACCGGAGTTCATTTCGCGGCTAGGCGGGGTGCCGCGAAAACGTCCCGAATGCGGGGTCGTGGTTGGCTCGGCCGCCCGGGCGTGGTAGCGTGCTTGCCCTCCGAACCTTTCCCGGACTCCACCGGTCTCGACTCCTCGCGGACCGCACACGTCGCAACTCTGAAGCGCCCGAAGGGCCCAGGGCCGACGCATCGTCTGCACAATTCTCAACGAGGCGAGGGGCCGACCGACGTGACCACTCCCCTGAACAAGGCGACGACCGGGCTGCTCGCCATGGCCGGGCAGTCGGCCGTCCGACTCGGGGCGGCCGCCGTCCTGGTGCTGGCCGAGGGGGCGATGGACTGGGAGGGCGTGCGCGAGGTCTTCGAGGACGACGTCCGCGTGCTGATCGCCGTCGAGGTCGAGCGCCACGTCGAGGCCGTCCGCGCGGCCGGCATGATCCCCGTCGAGGTCGAGCCGAGCGAGGCCGCCATCAGCGAGTGCATCAGCCAGGCGCTCATCGAGGCCGTCGCCAACGAGCACCTCACCGCCGGCGACCGCGTCATCGTCGTCTACTCCGGCTTC
It encodes:
- a CDS encoding DUF4303 domain-containing protein, with amino-acid sequence MPHADFSLIRREIRDAARREFSEIRSKAPGESFYTFALYSDGDATTVCPAANTEQGYERRVKKYRSDREFMEMLKSFNLPFSPFDYRWGTNEWAHLHGGSGHFAAVSAKISADDAYDATADDGFAKHKGRVFAAMLLGLKDLDAEGFFGVGEQRERIILFCSATDASETAWLEEESARRLNSAAAYQSFFDQWITNTVMAENLADHKLDLDDDEVYREFSLSLEAG
- a CDS encoding DUF4394 domain-containing protein is translated as MSVRNLIAGLVAVGALAAASNASADTYTLGDGGNSLVRFANGSPGSASVVAGFSGAATALDAIDFRPDTGELYGYQSNSNTYYTVNTSTGALTAVSGAVAPTNTFVLGIDFNPTIDRLRTVTESGQNIVFNPNTGTTTVATGLAYAAGDVNAGLVPSIVENAYTNSFKGATTTTQYAIDYRLHTLTTLANNAGTLATIGTITLDGVELNFDEYVGFDIATFGGVNVGYAVLNVDGISGLYTIDLASGAATSLGAFDSSLSSIPLYSLAVAPVPEPATLAMLGTGLAAVAFAARRRS
- a CDS encoding DUF1501 domain-containing protein; this translates as MIDRRQFLWRSGGGLGGMALAHMMGTEGLLAADGPRPRADLNGGLHHKAKATRVVQLFMSGAASQCDTFDYKPRLIRDHGKPFDPGGKVELFQSSPGPVMKSPWAWSPRGECGKYVSDLVPHIGGCVDDIAFLPAMTSKSNVHGPATFLQGTGFVLPGFPAMGAWASYGLGSMNRDLPTFVVLPDTRGYAPNGPANWGAGFLPATHQGTTVRPGGKNPIFDLFPPDDPDLTPEARSEGLALLDALNRGHKATREGDSRLDARIASYELAARLQLSAPEALDLKGETDATKSLYGLDDPVTEDFGRNCLIARRLLERGVRFVQVWSGADNGFPRRNWDSHEDLARDHGSMAAGMDRPAAALLLDLKSRGLLDDTIILWTTEFGRMPCGQGGKGRDHNPLAFTNWLAGGGIKGGVTHGASDEWSYKAVESPTEVYDVHATVLHLLGIDHTRLTYRHNGIDRRLTDVHGHVIPQILA
- the thiD gene encoding bifunctional hydroxymethylpyrimidine kinase/phosphomethylpyrimidine kinase, with the translated sequence MHADMTKPPACLAIGGSDSSGGAGIQADLKTFAALGTYGASAIAALTAQNTNGVQGVLGIPAAFVRQQVESVLSDLPIAAIKVGMLGDPEVIQVVAALLANVPQIPVVIDPVCVSRGGDSLIEPGAWQALRDLLLPLATVATPNRHELALLAGTPPVTDELTLRIAGRALAVRIGRPVLAKGGSALPEALDLLILPDGQFTRLTAPDAPIPTRHTHGAGCTLAAAIAAYLAKGLPLPEAALEAKRHVTGAIRHAPGLGSGHGPVNHAWNST
- a CDS encoding PSD1 and planctomycete cytochrome C domain-containing protein, whose translation is MTEPTPRRLVAPLLLLAAMTGHAQAADDPSGGLFRDRVAPVLAGRCVGCHRPGNAKGGLSLADAPGLKAGGESGPAVEPGKPEESLLVEMLTGETPEMPKQGGPLAPEQVEALRAWISQGAHWPEGLVLKEPGDGGTWWSLKPLARPPVPSLDGGGWARTPVDAFILQGLAARGLTPSAEAGRGTLIRRLTFDLHGLPPTPEEVDTFAADPAPDAYERLVDRLLASPRYGERWGRHWLDVVHYGDTHGYDKDKKREHAWRYRDYVIGALNDDIPYGQFVREQVAGDVLNPGDPRGQVATGFIAAGPWDFVGQVELREGTVDKEKTRVLDRDDMVASTVSTFVSLTAHCARCHDHKFDPISQADYYRLQAVFAGVERGNRPVARPDIDRMRGGLERQRAGLIARKAGIVAEVGRRSGANLEALDGEIAALRAQLESAADPAAASPTNGYHSEIGATADVTKWVQVDLGRVVPIDEVRLIPARPTDFRDAPGFGFPRRFRVEIADEPAMTGAANVADHSSEDVPNPGERVVAVPGGGRRGRFVRVTAVRLWERTADYVFALGELEVIADGRNVAAGATVSSLDSIEGGRWGRASLVDGFDSRTKLSDPATIRRSKLMAEVRRAEADRGSKLEAATLPAERAELSAIGVEVASIDRQIKELPGPDAVYGVVSRAPRPIHRLNRGDVEQPAEAVEPGALPCLELARADFSVSDSANEGARRAALAEWLSSPRNALAWRSIANRVWHYHFGRGLVDTPNDFGRNGSKPTHPELLDWLATELIDNGQSLKRLHRLIVTSAVYRQVSGDDAGKAEIDGDSRYLWRMSRRRLDAESLRDSVLTVAGAMDPMMGGPGFSLFRFKDDHSPIYDHESPGVSDPPEGRRRAVYRFVVRSVPNPFIECMDGADPNANTPARSTTITALQALALMNDPFMLAQAKRFASRVEAASPDGPGRADVAHRIALGRPARADEQAALAAYAARHGWANACRILLNSNEFVFID